TGCGTGTCACCAGTCAGGCTGACGAACACGTCCTCAAGATCGGGCTCGACGGTGTGGAGTTGCTCGACTGTGACTCCCGCATCACGGAGTGTGTCCATCAGCGTGTACAGTTCCTCACCAACCGCTTCCAGTTCGACGCGACGACTCCCGTCGACCGTCTCGACGCTTAGTAGCGTGAACGCGCTTTCGAGTCGATTCACGACGTGATCGTCGATGTCCGCGCTGGTGATTCGGATCGCGTTGCGGTCGGCACTGCCCAACAACTCCTCGACGGTGCCGTCAGCGACGATCTGGCCCGCCGACATCACGATCACGCGATCACAGACGTCCTCGATGACAGTCATATTGTGGCTGCTGATGAAGATCGTCAGCCCTTCTTCACGGGCGAGTCGCGTCAGCTCGGTCCGAAGCGTGCGAGAACTCTCGACGTCCAGGCCGAGCGTCGGCTCGTCGAGAAAGATGAGTTTCGCGCCACCCGCAAGCACGCTCGCCAGCGACACCTTTTGCTTCATCCCACGTGAGAGGTTCCGGACAGCGGTGTCGGCGTGGTCGCCAAGCCCGAGCCGATTCAGGAGTCGGTCGTGTCGGGCCGTGACCGAATCGGGATCGACCCCGCTGATCGTCGCAAAGTACCGCAGATTCTCTCTGACAGTGAGTCGCCAGTAGTCGTTGCGTGCCCCTTCGAGCATCGCGTCCACGTCGATGTAGGCCCCGCGCCGGCCATCGCTCGCGTCAGTCCCGAAGATCTCCACCGATCCCTCGTCCGGCAGCACCATCCCGAGAATGGATTTGATCAGCGTCGTTTTTCCCGCACCGTTAGGACCAAGTAGCCCAACGACAGCGCCCTGTTGGACTGTAAAACTCACGTCGTCAACGGCAATAACCGCGCTTTCTCCGTCGCCAAACCGTTTGGAGACACCGTTGACAACCAGCGCATGCTCGCCGACAGCAGTGGTAGCCATCTCCCCGAGACCGTCGCGAGCGCCATTCTCTGTCGGACCAGCCAGTGTGGCCTCCTTACGGCTCCGATCACCCGGTTCCTGGCCGGTCGACGTAGCGTCGCCCATTGCCGTGTCTTATACTCTCGATGGACATAAGCGGCACCCGGCAAATCCGGGTCGATTGCCCGTTCCGTATTATCGTTCTACAGATCGAAATATGGCGTGACACTCGTTGGCGAGTACACGACGATGTCGACTTCGGTTTGTGCCTTCCTTCTTTGGTGCCACAGACACGAATACCGGATATGGAGTCCGTAACCGTTCAGGGTACTGCGGTCCCGATGTTAGGGCTTGGCACGTATCAGCTACGGGGCGATGCGTGTGTCCAGACGGTGCGCGAGGCCATCGAGATGGGGTATCGGCATATCGACACAGCCGAATACTACAACAACCAGCGCGAGGTCGGCCAGGGTATTGCGGCCGCCGATGTCGATCGAGAAGACATCTTTCTCACGACGAAAGTGTGGCGGTCGAACCTGGCCCATGACGACGTGCTGCAGTCTGTCCAGGAGAGTCTCGACAAACTCGGGGTGGAGACTGTCGATCTCTTGCTGATTCACTGGCCGAGTCAGTCGGTTCCCGTGGGTGAGACGCTTACCGCAATGGAACAGTTACAGACGGAAGGCAAAGTACGTCATATCGGCGTCAGTAACTTCTCAGTCGAGCAGTTGCGGGAGGCGATGCAAGTGGCTGAGAGCCCGGTGCTGACCAACCAGGTGAAGTATCATCCGTTCCACAGCCAGGCCGAGCTCGTCGAGTTCTGCATCGAGCATGACGTGCTGCTCACCGCCTATAGTCCATTAGCGAAGGGGGACGTCGTCGGCAACGAGACGTTGGCGACGATCGGCGAGCGATACGGGAAGTCCGCCGCACAGGTCGCACTGCGCTGGTTGCTCCAGCAAGAGGTGGTGGCGGCGATTCCAAAGGCCGCTAGCCGAGCGCATCTCGAAGAGAATATGGCAGTGTTCGACTTCGAACTCACCGACGCGGAGATGGAACGCATCTTTGAGTTGCAGGACGGGCTTATCGCTGCTCTCCGTGATCGACTCGGACTCTGAGCGTGCTGTGGCGTGTCAACGATAAGAACTCGCATATACTGACATAAAGCATCCACCTTTCCCCCTAGTCATTGATGATATCGTCCCAATGGGGGTGTACAGCGTTGAGTGTACACGGCAGGTCAGGCGCGCATTTGACGCTGACTTGCCACTCATTGCAGCCATCCGCTATCACGCGACGGAGGGGTTCATCGGCGAAATCAAGAAACGCGATACCGTCTTACAAGTCGCCGGTTTCACGGGCCGCAGTAGCCCGGCCCCTGACTGGTGGGGACGCCGACTCCGAAGGTCGTTTGGTACGGGCGAGGAACGACCTTCCTCCGCGGTGACAACTGGCGACGAGTCCCAGATCAAAGCCCCACCATCCACGAGCGAACCCGTTGGGTGAAGCGAAGTAGAGTGGAGTCGGTTACAGCGAGCGCACTGGGAAACCGACACAACTGACCGTATGAGACGTTTTGGCGATCAAGCCTGGCCGAATCCCTGAACGGGGTGCCGTCCCCGAGCAGCATCGACGTCGTGTGGGTCTGATTCAAGGCTGTCCGGTCCAAACAGAGCGGTGTGGCCGGAACGCTCGTGATCGGTTCGCTCGCGCTCGCACTGCTCGCTGAAACGGCCGAAATCGCTGCGCTAGCGGTGAGCGTCCGCTGGCCGGATCGACGAATGTGGCCCCCTGGCGAGATCGACCGTCGGTGGCTATTCTACTGGGGAAATACCGCGGTCGTGGTCGGTGCACTCAGCGCCGTCGCGTTCCACGACGCGGAGAGCTGGGTCTTTGCCGGACTGGTCTGGGACGTCCTCGGAGGTGGGCTCGTAGTTGTTGGTGGCGCACTCGCTGTCTGGGCTGGACGGACACTCCGGTTGCGCGAAAGTGTCGGCCTCGACGGGTCACTTGTCACTGACGGTCCGTACCGCTACTCGCGCAACCCGCAGCTCGTCGGCATTGGTTTGGTGGCGATCGGTGTCCTCGTCGCCGTGAACTCGACACTGCTGACTGTCGGTGCGATTCCGGGCGTGATCTGGCTCTGGTTGTTACCTGTGGCCGAAGAGCCGTGGCTGGGCGAACAGTTCGGCGAGGAATATCGCGCGTATCAGCGGACAGTCCCACGATTCGTGGGCTGGCGCACGATCGACCGGCTGCTTGATCGATGACCGCGGCTACAGCGTTCGGGCGACTTCGAAGCCGTCAGCGATCGCGTCCTGAGCTTTGCCAACGGATTCGGCATCGCCGACAGGATACACTGGAACGTCGATATCCTCGGCGGTCGAGGGGAACACATCGTCACTTGTGACGCCGGTCGCGAGCACGTACCGATCGATGTCGTTCCACTCTCGGGTGGTCCCGTTGTGCGTCGCGACAGCGCGACGCCCGTCGACGCGGTCGAGATCGGTCTCCGGGTGCAGTTCGACACGTTCGTCCGCGCGCAAGCGGGCGAGGAGTGGCCCCTTTTCAAGACCGAGCATATCGCCACCTAGTTC
This window of the Halapricum desulfuricans genome carries:
- a CDS encoding aldo/keto reductase; the encoded protein is MESVTVQGTAVPMLGLGTYQLRGDACVQTVREAIEMGYRHIDTAEYYNNQREVGQGIAAADVDREDIFLTTKVWRSNLAHDDVLQSVQESLDKLGVETVDLLLIHWPSQSVPVGETLTAMEQLQTEGKVRHIGVSNFSVEQLREAMQVAESPVLTNQVKYHPFHSQAELVEFCIEHDVLLTAYSPLAKGDVVGNETLATIGERYGKSAAQVALRWLLQQEVVAAIPKAASRAHLEENMAVFDFELTDAEMERIFELQDGLIAALRDRLGL
- a CDS encoding ABC transporter ATP-binding protein codes for the protein MGDATSTGQEPGDRSRKEATLAGPTENGARDGLGEMATTAVGEHALVVNGVSKRFGDGESAVIAVDDVSFTVQQGAVVGLLGPNGAGKTTLIKSILGMVLPDEGSVEIFGTDASDGRRGAYIDVDAMLEGARNDYWRLTVRENLRYFATISGVDPDSVTARHDRLLNRLGLGDHADTAVRNLSRGMKQKVSLASVLAGGAKLIFLDEPTLGLDVESSRTLRTELTRLAREEGLTIFISSHNMTVIEDVCDRVIVMSAGQIVADGTVEELLGSADRNAIRITSADIDDHVVNRLESAFTLLSVETVDGSRRVELEAVGEELYTLMDTLRDAGVTVEQLHTVEPDLEDVFVSLTGDTQGLRGPSEGERSL
- a CDS encoding methyltransferase family protein, producing the protein MAGTLVIGSLALALLAETAEIAALAVSVRWPDRRMWPPGEIDRRWLFYWGNTAVVVGALSAVAFHDAESWVFAGLVWDVLGGGLVVVGGALAVWAGRTLRLRESVGLDGSLVTDGPYRYSRNPQLVGIGLVAIGVLVAVNSTLLTVGAIPGVIWLWLLPVAEEPWLGEQFGEEYRAYQRTVPRFVGWRTIDRLLDR